The following coding sequences lie in one Microvirga sp. 17 mud 1-3 genomic window:
- a CDS encoding isobutyryl-CoA dehydrogenase — protein MTQFSLTDDQIAVRDMALAFAADNLAPHALEWDEKKHFPVDVMREAAALGMAAIYTRDDVGGSGMTRLDAALIFEALATGCPAISAYLSIHNMATWMIDRYGSEEQRQRYIPRLATMELVASYCLTEPGSGSDAAALKTKAVRDGDHYVVNGVKQFISGAGVSDIYVTMVRTGAEGPSGISTLVIEKDMPGVSFGAQERKMGWNAQPTAAVIFEDVRVPVANRLSDEGMGFKIAMSGLDGGRLNIGACSLGGAQAALDKALAYANDRKAFGKRIADLQALQFKLADMATELEAARTFLWRAAAALDAKTLDATKLCAMAKRLATDTGFEVANEALQIHGGYGYLADYGIEKIVRDLRVHQILEGTNEIMRLIVARDLVGRGNR, from the coding sequence ATGACCCAGTTCTCTCTCACTGACGATCAGATCGCCGTCCGCGACATGGCTCTCGCATTCGCGGCGGACAACCTCGCGCCCCATGCCCTTGAATGGGACGAGAAGAAGCATTTTCCCGTCGACGTGATGCGCGAGGCAGCCGCCCTTGGTATGGCGGCGATCTATACCCGCGACGATGTGGGTGGGTCCGGCATGACGCGGCTCGATGCGGCGTTGATCTTCGAGGCGCTCGCCACCGGCTGCCCGGCCATTTCGGCCTATCTGTCGATCCACAACATGGCGACCTGGATGATCGACCGCTACGGCTCCGAGGAGCAGCGCCAGCGGTACATCCCCCGTCTTGCGACCATGGAGCTCGTCGCCAGTTATTGCCTGACCGAGCCGGGCTCCGGCTCGGATGCGGCGGCCCTCAAGACGAAGGCAGTGCGCGACGGCGACCATTACGTGGTTAATGGCGTCAAGCAGTTCATTTCCGGCGCGGGCGTCTCGGACATATACGTCACCATGGTGCGCACCGGCGCGGAAGGCCCGTCCGGCATCTCGACCCTCGTGATCGAGAAGGACATGCCCGGCGTCTCGTTCGGAGCGCAGGAAAGAAAAATGGGCTGGAACGCCCAGCCCACCGCCGCCGTGATCTTCGAGGATGTGCGCGTGCCGGTCGCCAACCGTCTCTCGGACGAGGGGATGGGCTTCAAGATCGCCATGTCGGGGCTCGATGGCGGGCGCCTCAATATCGGCGCCTGCTCGCTGGGTGGCGCGCAGGCCGCCCTCGACAAGGCACTCGCTTACGCGAACGACCGCAAGGCCTTCGGCAAGCGTATCGCCGACCTGCAGGCGCTCCAGTTCAAGCTCGCCGACATGGCGACCGAGCTCGAAGCCGCGCGCACCTTCCTCTGGCGCGCCGCCGCCGCCCTCGACGCGAAGACGCTCGATGCCACGAAGCTGTGCGCCATGGCCAAGCGCCTCGCCACCGATACGGGTTTCGAGGTAGCGAACGAGGCACTCCAGATCCACGGGGGCTACGGCTACCTGGCCGATTACGGCATCGAGAAAATCGTGCGCGACCTGCGCGTCCATCAGATCCTCGAGGGTACCAACGAGATCATGCGGCTCATCGTGGCGCGGGACCTCGTCGGGCGCGGCAACCGGTAG
- the tal gene encoding transaldolase encodes MPSKLDQLRAMTVVVADTGDLDAVRRLKPQDCTTNPTLLLKAVETPAYASIVDEALNWGRSQAGSREGVVGAICDRLAVAFGAELAGIVPGRVSTEVDADLSFDTAATVEKARAIIKAYEVRGIGRERILIKIASTWEGIRAAEILQKEGVDCNLTLLFSQVQAQACAEAGVFLISPFVGRILDWHVKAGGGPYTGETDPGVLSVRRIYESYKAQGIETVVMGASFRNTAEIEALAGCDRLTISPALLDELAKAEGDLPRKLSPEGVAKVAPVPRLDEKSFRFALNEDAMATEKLSEGIRSFVKDLRSLRTLVAKHLEEAKAA; translated from the coding sequence ATGCCCTCCAAACTTGACCAATTGCGCGCCATGACGGTCGTCGTCGCCGATACGGGCGATCTCGATGCGGTGCGCCGCCTGAAGCCCCAGGATTGCACCACCAATCCGACCCTCCTCCTCAAGGCCGTCGAGACCCCGGCCTATGCGTCGATCGTCGACGAGGCCCTGAACTGGGGCCGCTCCCAGGCCGGCTCCCGCGAGGGCGTCGTCGGGGCCATCTGCGACCGCCTCGCCGTCGCCTTCGGGGCGGAACTCGCCGGCATTGTGCCTGGGCGGGTCTCGACCGAGGTCGATGCGGACCTGTCTTTCGACACGGCCGCGACCGTCGAGAAGGCTCGGGCGATCATCAAGGCCTACGAGGTGCGCGGGATCGGCCGCGAGCGCATCCTGATCAAGATCGCATCCACCTGGGAGGGCATCCGGGCCGCCGAGATCCTCCAGAAGGAAGGCGTCGACTGCAACCTCACCCTCCTGTTCAGCCAGGTCCAGGCGCAGGCCTGCGCCGAGGCTGGCGTGTTTCTCATCTCGCCCTTCGTCGGTCGCATCCTCGACTGGCACGTGAAGGCGGGCGGCGGGCCCTATACGGGCGAGACCGACCCGGGCGTGCTCTCCGTGCGCCGCATCTACGAATCCTACAAGGCGCAGGGCATCGAGACCGTCGTGATGGGCGCCTCCTTCCGCAATACGGCTGAGATCGAGGCGCTGGCCGGCTGCGACCGGCTCACCATCTCGCCCGCGCTCCTCGACGAGCTGGCGAAAGCCGAGGGCGACCTGCCGCGCAAGCTCTCGCCCGAGGGCGTCGCCAAGGTCGCCCCTGTGCCGCGCCTCGACGAGAAGAGCTTCCGCTTCGCCCTCAACGAGGACGCGATGGCGACCGAAAAGCTCTCCGAGGGCATCCGCTCCTTCGTGAAGGACCTGCGCTCCCTGCGCACCCTCGTGGCAAAGCACCTGGAAGAGGCGAAGGCGGCCTGA
- a CDS encoding LysR family transcriptional regulator, producing MSAFDWDDLRFFLAVARAGRLTAASRQLEADHTTVSRRIGALEGALKAKLFERSPQGYALTEQGERLLAKAESMESQALAVASEIGGSDFALSGTVRIGAPDGLGTYFLAPELGRLAERHPDLTLQLVALPRTFSLSKREADIAITLERPTEGRLVSRKLTDYRLSLYASEDYLCRHGPIVDQTDLAGRTLVTYVPDLLYSPLLDYFSGLEKVTARRFECASVVAQMEAVRAGAGIGILHDYAVGRFPELRRILPDIAYSRTYWLVTHAEVRSLRRVEEVHDFILDRVKANRGIFEGVPGLHAARETV from the coding sequence ATGAGTGCCTTCGATTGGGACGATCTCCGTTTCTTCCTGGCCGTCGCGCGGGCGGGACGGCTCACGGCGGCCTCGCGCCAGCTCGAAGCGGACCATACCACGGTTTCGCGTCGCATCGGCGCGCTCGAAGGGGCCCTCAAGGCCAAGCTGTTCGAGCGCAGTCCCCAGGGCTATGCCCTGACCGAGCAGGGAGAGCGCCTGCTCGCCAAGGCCGAGAGCATGGAAAGCCAGGCGCTCGCCGTGGCGAGTGAGATCGGCGGGTCCGATTTCGCCCTCTCGGGCACGGTCAGGATCGGGGCACCGGACGGGCTCGGCACCTATTTCCTGGCGCCCGAGCTCGGCCGGCTCGCGGAGCGCCATCCCGACCTCACCCTCCAGCTCGTGGCCTTGCCGCGCACCTTCTCCCTGTCGAAGCGGGAGGCGGACATCGCCATCACGCTGGAGCGGCCGACGGAGGGCCGCCTAGTCTCGCGCAAGCTCACGGATTACCGGCTGAGCCTCTACGCCTCCGAGGATTATCTGTGCCGGCACGGGCCCATCGTGGATCAGACAGATCTCGCGGGACGGACCCTCGTCACTTACGTGCCGGATCTCCTCTACAGCCCGCTCCTCGACTATTTCTCCGGGCTCGAAAAGGTCACGGCCCGGCGGTTCGAATGCGCCAGCGTCGTCGCCCAGATGGAGGCCGTGCGCGCCGGGGCGGGCATCGGGATCCTGCACGACTATGCGGTGGGGCGGTTCCCCGAGCTTCGCCGGATCCTGCCGGACATCGCCTATTCTCGCACCTACTGGCTCGTCACCCATGCGGAGGTGCGCAGCCTCCGGCGGGTCGAGGAGGTTCACGATTTCATTCTCGATCGGGTGAAGGCGAATCGCGGCATTTTTGAAGGCGTTCCTGGGCTTCACGCGGCCCGTGAGACGGTCTAA
- a CDS encoding aldehyde dehydrogenase family protein encodes MSARDQAALKSVPAAPAPVAEEARAILKRLGVPDSLFAPSGRPAVSPITGETIVHVRETTPDEAKAAIGRADAAFKAWRRMPAPKRGEFVRLIGEELRAAKDDLGRLVTLEAGKVTSEGLGEVQEMIDICDFAVGLSRQLYGLTIATERADHRMMETWHPLGVCGVISAFNFPVAVWSWNAALAFVCGDSVVWKPSEKTLLTALATQAIVERAAKRFGGVPEGLLEVLLGGREIGEILVEDHRVPVLSATGSTAMGRQVGPKLAERFARAILELGGNNAAIVTPSADLDLALRGIAFAAMGTAGQRCTTLRRLFVHESVYDQLVPRLKKVYSGVTIGDPRRDGVLVGPLIDKAAFDGMERALDEARAAGGTVHGGGRYTQGECADGFYAKPALVEMPEQKGPVLRETFAPILYVMRYSDFDAVLEQHNAVGAGLSSSIFTLDMREAETFISVAGSDCGIANVNIGPSGAEIGGAFGGEKETGGGREAGSDAWKAYMRRATNTINYGKTLPLAQGVKFDVDA; translated from the coding sequence ATGTCTGCGCGAGACCAAGCCGCCCTCAAGTCCGTTCCGGCCGCTCCGGCCCCCGTCGCCGAGGAGGCCCGTGCCATCCTGAAGCGCCTGGGCGTTCCGGACAGCCTGTTTGCACCCTCTGGCCGCCCGGCCGTCTCGCCCATCACGGGCGAGACCATCGTCCATGTGCGCGAAACCACTCCCGACGAGGCCAAGGCCGCCATCGGCCGGGCCGATGCGGCCTTCAAGGCCTGGCGCCGGATGCCCGCCCCAAAGCGCGGCGAATTCGTGCGCCTGATCGGCGAAGAGCTTCGCGCCGCCAAGGACGACCTCGGCCGCCTCGTGACCCTCGAGGCCGGCAAGGTCACGTCCGAGGGCCTCGGCGAAGTGCAGGAGATGATCGACATCTGCGACTTCGCGGTCGGCCTCTCGCGCCAGCTCTACGGCCTCACCATCGCGACCGAGCGCGCCGACCACCGGATGATGGAAACCTGGCACCCGCTCGGCGTGTGCGGCGTCATCTCGGCCTTCAACTTCCCCGTAGCCGTCTGGTCCTGGAACGCGGCGCTGGCCTTCGTGTGCGGCGATTCCGTCGTGTGGAAGCCTTCCGAGAAAACGCTTCTCACGGCGCTCGCCACCCAGGCCATCGTGGAACGCGCGGCGAAGCGTTTCGGCGGCGTGCCGGAGGGTCTCCTGGAAGTTCTCCTCGGCGGCCGCGAGATCGGCGAGATCCTCGTCGAGGACCACCGCGTTCCGGTCCTTTCCGCCACCGGCTCGACCGCCATGGGCCGGCAGGTGGGCCCGAAACTCGCAGAGCGCTTCGCCCGGGCTATCCTGGAGCTCGGCGGCAACAACGCCGCCATCGTGACGCCTTCCGCCGATCTCGACCTGGCCCTGCGCGGCATCGCGTTCGCGGCCATGGGCACGGCGGGCCAGCGCTGCACCACCCTGCGCCGTCTCTTCGTGCACGAGAGCGTGTACGACCAGCTCGTTCCGCGCCTGAAGAAGGTCTATTCCGGCGTGACGATCGGCGACCCGCGCCGTGATGGCGTCCTCGTCGGGCCGCTGATCGACAAGGCGGCCTTCGACGGCATGGAGCGCGCCCTCGATGAAGCCCGCGCGGCGGGCGGCACCGTGCATGGCGGCGGCCGCTACACGCAAGGCGAATGCGCCGATGGCTTCTACGCCAAACCGGCCCTCGTCGAGATGCCGGAGCAGAAGGGCCCCGTGCTGCGGGAGACCTTCGCGCCGATCCTCTACGTGATGCGCTATTCCGACTTCGACGCGGTGCTCGAGCAGCACAACGCGGTGGGCGCCGGCCTGTCCTCGTCGATCTTCACCCTCGATATGCGCGAGGCCGAGACCTTCATCTCGGTGGCGGGCTCCGATTGCGGCATCGCCAACGTGAATATCGGCCCCTCGGGTGCCGAGATCGGCGGCGCGTTCGGCGGCGAGAAGGAGACGGGCGGCGGCCGCGAGGCCGGCTCGGACGCCTGGAAGGCCTATATGCGCCGCGCCACCAACACGATCAATTACGGCAAGACCCTCCCGCTCGCCCAGGGCGTGAAGTTCGACGTCGACGCATAA
- a CDS encoding CoA-acylating methylmalonate-semialdehyde dehydrogenase produces the protein MREIGHFIGGKHVPGKSGRTADVFQPMTGEVIAKVALASRDELRQAVENAKAAQPAWAATNPQRRARVLMKFLELIAKEMDPLAELLAREHGKTISDAKGDIQRGVEVAEFCTGIPHLMKGEYTEGAGPGIDMYSIRQPLGVVAGITPFNFPAMIPLWKLAPAIACGNAYILKPSERDPGVPMRLAELMMEAGLPAGILNVVNGDKESVDGILDDPDIKAVGFVGSSAIAEYVYARAAANGKRAQCFGGAKNHMIIMPDANMDQAVDALIGAGYGSAGERCMAVSVAVPVGKATADALMDKLIPRVESLKVGPSTDPAADFGPLVTRAHLEKVRSYVDLGVQEGAKLVVDGRNFKMQGYENGFYMGGCLFDDVRPDMRIYKEEIFGPVLSVVRAKNYEEALRLPTEHEYGNGVAIYTRDGDAARDFAAKVDVGMVGINVPIPVPLAYYTFGGWKRSGFGDLNQHGPDAIRFYTKTKTVTSRWPSGTKEGAEFAIPTMQ, from the coding sequence ATGCGCGAGATCGGACATTTCATCGGCGGCAAGCACGTTCCCGGCAAGTCCGGCCGCACGGCGGATGTTTTCCAGCCCATGACGGGCGAGGTCATCGCCAAGGTCGCGCTCGCGTCCCGCGATGAGCTGCGCCAGGCGGTCGAGAACGCCAAGGCCGCCCAGCCGGCCTGGGCCGCCACCAACCCGCAGCGCCGCGCCCGCGTCCTGATGAAGTTCCTGGAACTGATCGCCAAGGAAATGGACCCGCTGGCCGAGCTGCTCGCCCGCGAGCACGGCAAGACGATCTCGGACGCCAAGGGCGACATCCAGCGCGGCGTCGAGGTGGCCGAGTTCTGCACCGGCATCCCGCACCTGATGAAGGGCGAATATACGGAAGGCGCCGGCCCCGGCATCGACATGTATTCGATCCGCCAGCCGCTGGGCGTAGTGGCCGGCATCACGCCGTTCAACTTCCCGGCCATGATCCCGCTCTGGAAGCTCGCGCCGGCTATCGCCTGCGGCAACGCCTATATCCTCAAGCCGTCCGAGCGTGATCCGGGCGTGCCCATGCGCCTCGCCGAGCTGATGATGGAAGCGGGCCTCCCGGCCGGCATCCTCAATGTGGTCAACGGCGACAAGGAATCGGTCGACGGCATCCTGGACGATCCGGACATCAAGGCGGTCGGCTTCGTGGGTTCCTCGGCCATTGCCGAATACGTCTATGCCCGCGCGGCCGCGAATGGGAAGCGCGCCCAGTGCTTCGGCGGCGCGAAGAACCACATGATCATCATGCCCGACGCCAACATGGACCAGGCCGTGGATGCGCTGATCGGCGCCGGCTACGGCTCGGCGGGCGAGCGCTGCATGGCGGTCTCGGTAGCGGTTCCGGTCGGCAAGGCCACGGCCGACGCGCTCATGGACAAGCTGATCCCGCGGGTGGAAAGCCTTAAAGTCGGCCCGTCCACGGACCCGGCCGCCGATTTCGGTCCCCTCGTCACCCGCGCCCACCTGGAGAAGGTGCGTTCTTACGTCGATCTCGGCGTGCAGGAAGGCGCCAAGCTCGTGGTGGACGGCCGGAACTTCAAGATGCAGGGCTACGAGAACGGCTTCTACATGGGCGGCTGCCTCTTCGACGACGTGCGCCCCGATATGCGCATCTACAAGGAAGAGATCTTCGGGCCCGTGCTCTCGGTGGTCCGCGCCAAGAACTACGAGGAGGCGCTGCGCCTGCCGACCGAGCACGAATACGGCAACGGCGTCGCGATCTATACCCGTGACGGCGACGCGGCCCGCGACTTCGCCGCAAAGGTCGACGTGGGCATGGTCGGCATCAACGTGCCGATCCCGGTGCCGCTGGCCTATTACACCTTCGGCGGCTGGAAGCGCTCCGGCTTCGGCGACCTCAACCAGCACGGTCCCGACGCGATCCGCTTCTACACCAAGACCAAGACGGTCACGTCCCGCTGGCCGTCCGGCACCAAGGAAGGCGCCGAATTCGCCATTCCGACGATGCAATGA
- a CDS encoding thiamine pyrophosphate-binding protein: MTAPSRTGGQILVDQLLVHGVDHIFCVPGESYLAALDALHDADINVTVCRQEGGAAMMAEAYGKLTGRPGICFVTRGPGATNASPGLHIAKQDSTPMILFVGQIERGMREREAFQELDYRAAFGAMVKWATEVDDPARFPEIVSRAFHVATSGRPGPVVIALPEDVLTEVAAVADAPRYAVVESSPAPEQMAHLQELLQGAERPIVLLGGSRWSKEAAEEFARFAADFKVPVACTFRRQMLFSADHPSYAGDLGLGVNPKLVERIRDADLILLVGGRLSEIPSQSYTLLDIPAPKQKLVHVHPDPSELGRVYSPSLAINASPAAFVSALKALKAPASVRWSEGTEALHASYLSWSDPTKIRHPGNLQMGEVMALLREALPADTIFCNGAGNFATWIHRFWPFRHYGTQLAPTSGSMGYGVPAAVGAKRIQPNSPVVVFAGDGDFLMNGQEFATAVQYDLPILVVLLDNGMYGTIRMHQEREYPGRVSATMLKNPDFAAYAKAFGGYGERVETTEEFGPALERALTSSKPAILHCILDPEAITPSLSLSQIREKALASRA, translated from the coding sequence ATGACAGCGCCCTCCCGCACCGGCGGCCAGATCCTTGTCGATCAGCTCCTCGTCCACGGGGTCGATCACATCTTCTGTGTGCCGGGGGAGAGCTATCTCGCGGCTCTCGACGCGCTGCACGACGCGGACATCAACGTTACGGTCTGCCGCCAGGAAGGCGGCGCCGCCATGATGGCCGAGGCCTACGGGAAGCTCACCGGACGCCCGGGCATCTGCTTCGTGACCCGCGGCCCCGGCGCGACTAACGCATCGCCCGGCCTGCACATCGCCAAGCAGGATTCGACGCCGATGATCCTGTTCGTCGGCCAGATCGAGCGCGGCATGCGCGAGCGCGAGGCCTTCCAGGAACTGGATTACCGCGCCGCCTTCGGGGCCATGGTCAAATGGGCGACGGAAGTCGACGACCCGGCCCGCTTCCCCGAGATCGTGTCCCGCGCCTTCCATGTGGCCACCTCGGGCCGTCCCGGCCCGGTCGTGATCGCGCTGCCCGAGGACGTGCTCACCGAGGTCGCGGCGGTTGCGGACGCGCCGCGCTATGCGGTTGTCGAGAGCAGCCCCGCTCCCGAGCAGATGGCCCATCTGCAGGAGCTCCTACAGGGCGCCGAGCGCCCCATCGTTCTCCTGGGCGGCAGCCGCTGGTCGAAGGAAGCCGCCGAAGAATTCGCGCGCTTCGCGGCCGATTTCAAAGTGCCGGTCGCCTGCACGTTCCGCCGCCAGATGCTCTTTTCGGCCGATCACCCGTCCTATGCGGGCGATCTCGGCCTCGGTGTCAATCCGAAGCTCGTGGAGCGCATCCGGGATGCCGACCTGATCCTGCTCGTGGGCGGGCGCCTGTCCGAGATCCCGAGCCAGTCCTACACCCTGCTCGACATTCCCGCGCCGAAGCAGAAGCTCGTCCATGTCCATCCGGACCCGAGCGAGCTCGGGCGCGTCTACAGCCCGTCTCTGGCAATCAACGCCTCGCCGGCCGCCTTCGTGTCCGCCCTGAAGGCCCTGAAGGCGCCCGCCTCGGTTCGCTGGAGCGAGGGCACCGAGGCCCTTCATGCGAGCTACCTGTCCTGGAGCGATCCCACCAAGATCCGCCATCCGGGCAACCTGCAGATGGGCGAGGTGATGGCCCTTCTGCGTGAGGCGCTGCCGGCCGACACGATCTTCTGCAACGGCGCCGGCAACTTCGCCACGTGGATCCACCGTTTCTGGCCGTTCCGCCATTACGGCACGCAGCTCGCGCCGACCTCCGGCTCCATGGGCTACGGCGTGCCCGCCGCGGTCGGCGCCAAGCGAATCCAGCCGAACAGCCCGGTCGTGGTCTTCGCGGGCGACGGCGACTTCCTCATGAACGGCCAGGAATTTGCGACCGCCGTGCAGTACGACCTGCCGATCCTGGTCGTGCTTCTCGATAACGGCATGTACGGCACGATCCGCATGCATCAGGAGCGCGAATATCCCGGCCGCGTCTCGGCCACGATGCTGAAGAACCCGGATTTCGCCGCCTATGCCAAGGCGTTCGGCGGCTACGGCGAGCGGGTGGAGACGACCGAGGAATTCGGGCCGGCGCTCGAACGCGCCCTGACTTCGAGCAAACCCGCCATCCTCCACTGCATCCTGGATCCGGAGGCGATCACGCCTTCCCTGTCGCTCTCGCAGATCCGCGAGAAGGCGCTGGCGAGCCGGGCCTGA
- the mmsB gene encoding 3-hydroxyisobutyrate dehydrogenase, with protein sequence MTDIAFIGLGNMGGPMAANLVKAGHNVTGFDLVPASCDQARADGIAVAGSAQESVRDAAIVITMLPAGKHVLSVWNDILPAVKPGTLVIDCSTVDVDSARKAHALAKEKGLPSLDAPVSGGVGGAKGATLTFMAGGTAEAFARAEPILAQMGKKVVHCGEAGAGQAAKICNNMILGISMIGVAEAFVLAEKLGLSHQALFDVASTSSGQCWSLTTYCPVPGPVPTSPANNGYKPGFAAALMLKDLKLAQEAALASGATTPLGAEAAQLYALFNNAGHEGDDFSGIINFIRGQKG encoded by the coding sequence ATGACCGACATCGCCTTCATCGGCCTCGGCAACATGGGCGGCCCGATGGCCGCCAACCTCGTCAAGGCCGGGCACAATGTCACCGGCTTCGACCTCGTGCCCGCCTCCTGCGACCAGGCGCGGGCCGACGGCATCGCGGTGGCGGGCTCGGCGCAGGAGAGCGTGCGGGATGCCGCCATCGTCATCACCATGCTGCCTGCCGGAAAGCATGTGCTCTCGGTCTGGAACGACATTCTGCCCGCCGTGAAGCCCGGCACTCTCGTGATCGATTGCTCGACCGTCGATGTGGACAGCGCCCGCAAGGCCCATGCTCTGGCGAAGGAGAAGGGCCTCCCCTCTCTCGATGCCCCGGTTTCGGGCGGTGTCGGCGGCGCCAAGGGTGCGACGCTTACCTTCATGGCGGGCGGTACGGCGGAGGCCTTTGCCCGGGCCGAGCCGATTCTGGCCCAGATGGGCAAGAAGGTCGTCCATTGCGGCGAGGCGGGCGCGGGTCAGGCTGCGAAGATCTGCAACAACATGATCCTGGGCATCTCGATGATCGGCGTGGCGGAAGCCTTCGTGCTGGCCGAGAAGCTCGGTCTCTCGCACCAGGCTTTGTTCGACGTGGCCTCGACCTCGTCCGGGCAGTGCTGGTCGCTGACCACCTATTGCCCCGTCCCGGGCCCCGTTCCCACCTCCCCGGCCAATAACGGCTACAAGCCGGGCTTCGCGGCGGCGCTGATGCTCAAGGATCTGAAGCTCGCCCAGGAAGCGGCCCTGGCCTCCGGAGCCACGACGCCTCTCGGAGCCGAGGCCGCTCAGCTCTACGCCCTGTTCAACAATGCGGGCCATGAAGGCGATGACTTTTCGGGCATCATCAACTTCATTCGCGGGCAAAAGGGCTGA
- a CDS encoding peptide ABC transporter permease, protein MARSPALTADPSTDAAAMLRRLGFALLFFAIPIAALLTRRAVVVLAPMAVILLVLAAFIDDGSRGTRGRLLTVLTAPAGMAGMVLLLWTALSLIWTPFVEEASERLFNIFGMALLGLAGYLSLPDRMRSANLYILPVGVALSALLGMLIAFHGDFGFDPDGQSLERGMIVLALFVWPAVTWLHSRGRSLEALLLAVLVALEALVAQEPLALQCLAVGALGFAVTAISPRGGIRLIALVMAGLLLFAPFLPFVLKPLAVAATGAGSPLTASLDVWRHVVLGEPLRLVTGHGLETALRGRFFGLLPVNAPSTVLFEIWYELGLVGAVAGAVLLYSAIMKSGEQRPILAPGIMATFATAYAFGCFGIGTAQVWWFTALVLVVLIFVAIERGQFRTKRPKAVLHRSR, encoded by the coding sequence ATGGCCCGTTCGCCTGCCCTCACGGCTGATCCGTCTACCGATGCCGCCGCCATGCTGCGCCGCCTCGGGTTTGCGCTTCTGTTCTTCGCCATCCCGATCGCGGCTCTCCTCACCCGGCGCGCCGTAGTGGTTCTTGCGCCCATGGCGGTCATCCTGCTGGTCCTTGCGGCCTTCATCGACGACGGCTCGCGGGGGACCCGCGGCAGGCTCCTGACCGTGTTGACGGCTCCGGCCGGCATGGCTGGCATGGTCCTGCTGCTATGGACTGCCCTGTCCCTGATCTGGACCCCCTTCGTCGAGGAAGCCTCCGAGCGCCTGTTCAACATCTTCGGCATGGCCCTGCTCGGGCTCGCCGGCTACCTGTCGCTGCCGGACCGCATGCGCTCGGCGAACCTCTACATTCTTCCCGTCGGTGTCGCCCTCTCGGCCCTTCTGGGCATGCTGATCGCCTTTCATGGGGATTTCGGCTTCGACCCGGACGGGCAGAGCCTCGAGCGCGGCATGATCGTCCTGGCGCTGTTCGTCTGGCCGGCGGTCACCTGGCTTCATTCCCGCGGGCGAAGTCTGGAGGCGCTGCTCCTTGCCGTCCTCGTCGCCCTCGAGGCCCTCGTGGCGCAGGAGCCCCTCGCGCTCCAGTGCCTCGCGGTTGGTGCTCTGGGTTTCGCTGTCACGGCCATTAGCCCGCGAGGCGGAATCCGCCTGATCGCCCTGGTCATGGCCGGGCTGCTCCTCTTCGCGCCATTCCTGCCGTTCGTCCTGAAGCCCCTGGCGGTTGCGGCCACGGGCGCGGGCTCGCCCCTGACCGCCAGCCTCGATGTGTGGCGTCATGTGGTCCTGGGCGAGCCGCTCCGCCTAGTCACCGGCCATGGCCTCGAAACCGCCCTGCGCGGCCGCTTCTTCGGGCTTCTGCCCGTGAACGCACCCTCCACGGTGCTCTTCGAGATCTGGTACGAGCTCGGCCTCGTCGGCGCGGTGGCAGGGGCTGTCCTCCTCTATTCCGCCATCATGAAATCCGGCGAGCAGCGCCCGATCCTGGCGCCCGGAATCATGGCGACCTTCGCGACCGCTTATGCGTTCGGGTGTTTCGGAATCGGCACCGCCCAGGTCTGGTGGTTCACGGCGCTCGTGCTCGTGGTGCTCATCTTCGTCGCCATCGAGCGCGGGCAGTTCCGCACCAAGCGCCCCAAGGCGGTGTTACACCGTTCCCGTTGA
- a CDS encoding YjhX family toxin, translating to MNVSRNGQRVLHVLAQGGVIRHYKDENGRLSEIECLTREGWLLSLCTMELFRTLRSKGLIASSNGGPYRITRRGLTAVRSRPDNR from the coding sequence GTGAACGTTTCACGCAATGGACAGCGCGTGCTCCACGTGCTCGCTCAGGGCGGCGTCATCCGTCATTACAAGGACGAGAACGGCCGCCTCTCCGAAATCGAATGCCTCACCCGTGAAGGGTGGCTTCTCTCGCTCTGTACGATGGAGCTTTTCAGAACCCTGCGCAGCAAGGGCCTGATCGCATCCTCGAACGGCGGCCCCTATCGCATCACGCGGCGGGGGCTGACGGCCGTGAGAAGCCGCCCCGACAATCGCTAA